One window of Polycladomyces zharkentensis genomic DNA carries:
- the hpt gene encoding hypoxanthine phosphoribosyltransferase: MHEDIQEILYTEEEIKTKVKELGRRLSEDYRGLNPLCICVLKGAAPFMTDLVRSMDIPLEMDFMAVSSYGASTKSSGVVRIIKDLDASVEGRHVIIVEDIIDSGLTLSHLIDLLRHRNAASIKVVTLLDKPGRRTVDLQPDYCGFTIPDAFVVGYGLDYAEKYRNLPYIGILKEQVYQQQ, encoded by the coding sequence ATGCACGAGGATATCCAAGAAATCCTGTATACCGAAGAAGAGATCAAAACCAAAGTGAAAGAATTGGGACGTCGCCTGTCCGAGGATTACAGGGGTCTGAATCCGCTCTGTATCTGTGTGCTCAAAGGTGCGGCCCCGTTCATGACCGATCTGGTCCGCAGCATGGACATTCCGCTCGAGATGGACTTCATGGCGGTCTCCAGCTACGGCGCATCGACGAAATCGTCGGGCGTGGTTCGCATCATCAAGGATCTGGACGCCTCCGTGGAAGGCCGGCACGTGATCATTGTGGAAGACATCATCGACAGCGGATTGACCTTGAGTCACCTGATCGATTTGTTGCGTCACCGCAACGCCGCCTCGATCAAAGTGGTCACGCTGCTCGACAAACCGGGGCGCAGAACGGTGGATTTACAGCCGGATTATTGCGGGTTCACGATTCCCGACGCCTTCGTGGTGGGATACGGCCTGGACTATGCGGAGAAATATCGGAATCTGCCGTACATCGGGATTCTGAAGGAACAGGTGTACCAGCAACAGTAG
- the tilS gene encoding tRNA lysidine(34) synthetase TilS, with product MLLETLKKTVQNHKLLHPGDRVLIGVSGGPDSLALLHALHRLAPEFEWQVFAVHVDHQLRGEASAEDARFVEQICAEWGIPCRVSRVDVAGQLRLHGGNKQDVARRLRYRAYRQAADHWDVDALALAHHADDQVETILMRLLRGTGVSGLAGMPYIRQWEGRRLIRPLLDVYREEIEKYCADHALSPRLDESNRSDVYTRNRVRLQLIPELQRYNPRVKEALLQLSRVVGEEEDWWREQMDRAWGRVVRKKGKNEIVLDRNRLLDLHVALQRRVIKLILNCLLEEEANEATMDTVEQIRHLAAHPEPSARIDLPGRFRAERQYDLLRIAVGDDSPVKPLAPVRLHVPGETIIPGLGGRFVCRVTAKRLDAKHLRGIWAVFDADALTFPLWVRTRRPGDRIRPIGLNGTTKVKDLLISAKIPRRERDRLPMVLHGETIVWIPGVRRSDWAPVAPDTRHFLYLEWLTDGMPERLPHQQHT from the coding sequence ATGTTGTTGGAAACACTGAAAAAAACGGTCCAAAACCACAAACTGCTCCACCCGGGGGATCGTGTGCTGATCGGTGTGTCGGGCGGACCGGATTCACTCGCATTGTTGCACGCGCTCCATCGGTTGGCGCCGGAGTTTGAGTGGCAGGTGTTCGCCGTGCATGTGGACCATCAGCTTCGGGGGGAGGCCAGTGCCGAGGATGCCAGATTTGTTGAGCAAATTTGCGCGGAGTGGGGAATCCCGTGTCGGGTGAGTCGGGTGGATGTGGCGGGCCAATTGCGCCTGCATGGGGGCAACAAACAGGACGTGGCGCGGCGGTTGCGATATCGGGCGTACCGGCAGGCGGCAGATCACTGGGATGTGGATGCGTTGGCACTGGCGCATCACGCCGACGACCAGGTGGAGACCATTTTGATGCGCTTGTTGAGGGGAACCGGTGTCAGCGGATTGGCCGGTATGCCGTATATCCGCCAGTGGGAAGGAAGAAGGCTGATCCGGCCGCTGCTTGACGTGTATCGGGAGGAGATTGAAAAGTATTGCGCGGACCACGCGTTGTCTCCCCGTTTGGACGAAAGCAATCGTTCCGACGTATATACCCGCAACCGTGTCCGTTTGCAACTCATTCCCGAGCTTCAGCGGTATAACCCCCGCGTGAAGGAAGCACTGCTCCAACTGTCCCGTGTGGTGGGAGAGGAGGAAGACTGGTGGCGCGAACAGATGGATCGGGCTTGGGGACGGGTTGTGAGGAAAAAAGGAAAAAATGAAATCGTTTTGGATCGAAACCGTTTGTTGGATCTTCACGTTGCTTTACAAAGGAGGGTGATTAAACTAATATTAAATTGTCTTCTGGAAGAAGAAGCAAACGAGGCAACGATGGATACGGTGGAACAGATTCGTCATCTGGCGGCCCATCCCGAACCGTCGGCGCGGATCGACTTGCCCGGCCGTTTCCGGGCGGAACGTCAATACGACCTGCTCCGGATCGCGGTCGGGGATGATTCACCGGTCAAACCGTTGGCGCCCGTACGGCTCCATGTTCCGGGAGAAACAATCATTCCCGGTTTGGGCGGACGGTTTGTCTGTCGTGTTACGGCCAAACGCCTTGATGCCAAACATTTACGCGGGATTTGGGCAGTATTTGATGCGGATGCGCTTACATTTCCGCTCTGGGTTCGCACGCGCAGACCCGGCGATCGCATCCGACCGATCGGATTGAACGGCACGACCAAAGTGAAGGACCTGTTGATCTCCGCCAAAATTCCCAGGAGGGAACGTGACCGTCTGCCCATGGTACTCCATGGGGAGACGATCGTTTGGATTCCGGGCGTTCGCCGATCGGATTGGGCACCGGTGGCCCCAGACACCCGTCATTTTTTGTATCTGGAATGGTTGACGGACGGAATGCCTGAACGGTTGCCTCATCAGCAGCATACATAG